A portion of the Streptomyces coeruleoprunus genome contains these proteins:
- a CDS encoding lipopolysaccharide biosynthesis protein, whose translation MPDTTRLREQRPRTGPDPAAATGPEPSSGDSMFRNAYALMLSTGVSAALGLGFWLVAARYYTEEAVGQGSAAIAAMRLLASVTATTMIGAVVRYVPRAGRATGPLVWRAYGVSSLVVCLASAAFLVTLDLWGPSYAPLRGLPAGLFFTAACVAWALLTLQDGVLTGLRKAVWVPVGNAVFSVGKLLLLVVCAGALPVLGIFVSWAAAIALSVLPLGWLVFRRLIPRQAAADRDREPPSLREMGRFLAGDSVGALFSLAMINLLPVMVAVRFDAAHNAFFYTAYTVGGTMEFMAINMASSLTAHASHSPESLAEGVRGALRRMALLLVPVVLVLVLFAPYILAPFGADYAAHGATVLRLLAAAALPRVAVELYIGVLRVQGRTGMLAAVQGAMCVLVLGSAAVLTGPAGISGAGLAMLLSMTVMALVSVPGLRGALAGREPRRTGTGKGGGDTGYGTRWAREAATAYLPGGQDTATPAFGFPVYAPEAQDAGAREAEGRATAWLWLLLGLAVGLFWIPLVRLVRTPGAAAHDRLTGPELLAALPPASVAAGVLLVVVFSAAVTLRPARPPLAALAALGTVAALHGAPALLGVRPAPVSGPGAEAVARWAGPGGAEALLLALPPVLQVVCLALVAGALWAWAVDVRVAAGAVWVAAVAGWAAQGAFAAAAVPVFLGVCAAAAAAVAVARLRGQRSGTGWRK comes from the coding sequence GTGCCTGACACGACCCGGCTGCGGGAGCAGCGGCCCCGCACCGGGCCGGACCCCGCCGCCGCGACCGGTCCCGAGCCCTCCAGCGGCGACTCGATGTTCCGCAACGCCTACGCGCTGATGCTCTCCACCGGGGTCTCGGCGGCGCTGGGCCTGGGCTTCTGGCTGGTCGCCGCGCGCTACTACACCGAGGAGGCCGTCGGGCAGGGCTCCGCCGCCATCGCCGCGATGCGGCTGCTCGCCTCGGTCACGGCCACCACGATGATCGGTGCCGTCGTGCGGTACGTGCCGCGCGCCGGGCGGGCGACCGGGCCGCTGGTGTGGCGGGCGTACGGGGTCAGCTCGCTCGTGGTGTGCCTGGCCAGCGCCGCGTTCCTGGTGACGCTGGACCTGTGGGGCCCGTCGTACGCGCCGCTGCGGGGGCTGCCCGCCGGACTGTTCTTCACCGCGGCGTGCGTGGCGTGGGCGCTGCTCACGCTCCAGGACGGGGTGCTGACGGGGCTGCGCAAGGCGGTGTGGGTGCCGGTCGGCAACGCGGTGTTCTCGGTGGGCAAGCTGCTGCTGCTCGTCGTGTGCGCCGGGGCGCTGCCGGTGCTGGGCATCTTCGTGTCGTGGGCCGCCGCCATCGCGCTGTCGGTGCTGCCGCTCGGCTGGCTGGTCTTCCGCCGGCTGATCCCCCGGCAGGCGGCCGCCGACCGGGACCGTGAGCCGCCGAGCCTGCGCGAGATGGGCCGGTTCCTGGCCGGGGACTCGGTGGGCGCGCTGTTCAGCCTGGCGATGATCAACCTGCTGCCGGTGATGGTGGCCGTGCGCTTCGACGCCGCCCACAACGCGTTCTTCTACACGGCGTACACGGTCGGCGGGACCATGGAGTTCATGGCCATCAACATGGCCTCCTCGCTCACCGCGCACGCCTCGCACAGCCCCGAGAGCCTGGCCGAGGGCGTGCGGGGAGCGCTGCGGCGGATGGCGCTGCTGCTGGTCCCGGTCGTGCTGGTGCTGGTGCTCTTCGCGCCGTACATCCTCGCCCCGTTCGGCGCGGACTACGCCGCGCACGGGGCGACGGTGCTGCGGCTGCTGGCGGCGGCCGCGCTGCCCCGGGTCGCGGTGGAGCTGTACATCGGTGTGCTGCGCGTCCAGGGGCGCACCGGGATGCTCGCGGCCGTGCAGGGCGCGATGTGCGTGCTGGTGCTGGGCAGCGCGGCGGTCCTGACGGGTCCGGCGGGGATCTCGGGCGCGGGCCTGGCGATGCTGCTGTCCATGACGGTGATGGCCCTGGTGTCCGTGCCGGGCCTGCGCGGGGCGCTGGCCGGGCGCGAGCCGCGCCGGACGGGCACCGGCAAGGGCGGCGGGGACACGGGGTACGGCACGCGGTGGGCGCGGGAGGCGGCGACGGCGTACCTGCCGGGCGGGCAGGACACGGCGACACCCGCGTTCGGCTTCCCCGTGTACGCGCCGGAGGCGCAGGACGCGGGCGCGCGGGAGGCCGAGGGGCGGGCGACGGCGTGGCTGTGGCTGCTGCTGGGGCTGGCCGTGGGGCTGTTCTGGATTCCGCTCGTCCGGCTCGTGCGCACGCCCGGGGCCGCCGCCCACGACCGGCTGACCGGCCCGGAGCTGCTGGCCGCGCTGCCGCCTGCGTCCGTCGCGGCGGGCGTGCTGCTGGTCGTCGTGTTCAGCGCGGCCGTCACGCTGCGGCCCGCCCGCCCGCCGCTCGCCGCGCTCGCCGCCCTGGGCACGGTGGCCGCGCTGCACGGGGCGCCGGCGCTGCTGGGCGTGCGTCCGGCCCCGGTGAGCGGCCCGGGGGCGGAGGCGGTCGCGCGGTGGGCCGGTCCGGGCGGCGCGGAGGCCCTGCTCCTGGCCCTGCCGCCGGTGCTCCAGGTGGTGTGCCTGGCCCTGGTGG
- a CDS encoding DegT/DnrJ/EryC1/StrS family aminotransferase has protein sequence MRDRLGRECLYVPSCRLGLYLALRHWCPPGGRVLMSPVNDDVIFFVVLAAGLRPVQAPLNARDASIDPAAVPEDQWRGLSAVLTTNLYGNPDPAPELAAKCRELGIPLLEDAAHAIGSDVAGRPVGTFGEASVFSLSKHTGAKTGGFLALRDPGLRQELAGARDALLLPSRRTAELAYAVRPYAEAAVRGLRLVRAARATLRLLGREEREEIRMPLRPGDLKQAAASAPGLDPFHSWVRVDLHDYRLAPGPARLRRTRHLLGRLDATLAAHRAGTEALQASPWGDPHAPARPLFRVPLLVADRDAAIAALARHRVTTGYLYDPPLDDYAGEPFTTCSPHPERARWFARHALPADPLRADTVLRVLHASGARPAPPPPAPPGERGA, from the coding sequence CCTCGCGCTGCGCCACTGGTGTCCGCCCGGCGGGCGGGTCCTCATGTCGCCCGTCAACGACGACGTCATCTTCTTCGTGGTGCTCGCGGCCGGACTGCGGCCCGTGCAGGCGCCGTTGAACGCGCGCGACGCCTCCATCGACCCGGCGGCCGTACCGGAGGACCAGTGGCGCGGCCTGTCCGCCGTCCTCACCACCAACCTCTACGGGAACCCCGACCCGGCTCCCGAACTGGCCGCCAAATGCCGCGAGTTGGGGATTCCGCTGCTGGAGGACGCGGCGCACGCCATCGGCAGCGACGTCGCCGGGAGGCCCGTGGGCACCTTCGGCGAGGCGTCGGTCTTCAGCCTCTCCAAGCACACCGGCGCCAAGACGGGCGGCTTCCTCGCGCTGCGGGACCCGGGCCTGCGCCAGGAGCTGGCGGGCGCCCGCGACGCCCTGCTGCTGCCGTCCCGCCGTACCGCCGAACTCGCCTACGCCGTACGCCCGTACGCCGAGGCGGCCGTGCGGGGGCTGCGGCTGGTCCGGGCGGCCCGGGCCACGCTGCGGCTGCTCGGGCGGGAGGAGCGCGAGGAGATCCGGATGCCGCTGCGGCCCGGCGACCTCAAGCAGGCGGCGGCGTCGGCGCCCGGCCTCGACCCGTTCCACTCCTGGGTCCGCGTCGACCTGCACGACTACCGGCTCGCCCCGGGCCCCGCCCGCCTGCGCCGCACCCGCCACCTCCTCGGCCGCCTCGACGCGACCCTCGCCGCGCACCGCGCCGGCACCGAGGCCCTCCAGGCGTCCCCGTGGGGCGACCCGCACGCCCCGGCCCGGCCGCTGTTCCGCGTACCGCTGCTGGTCGCCGACCGGGACGCCGCCATCGCCGCCCTGGCCCGCCACCGCGTCACCACCGGCTACCTGTACGACCCGCCCCTCGACGACTACGCGGGCGAGCCGTTCACCACCTGCTCGCCGCACCCGGAGCGGGCCCGCTGGTTCGCCCGGCACGCGCTGCCCGCCGACCCGCTGCGGGCCGACACGGTCCTGCGGGTGCTCCACGCCTCCGGCGCCCGGCCCGCTCCCCCGCCGCCGGCGCCTCCGGGCGAGCGCGGTGCCTGA